The genomic window ATCTTGTAAGTTGATGCGTCCACCAAAGCCTAATGATGCCAAAATGGCAATTTTATCTGCTGCGTCTAAGCCATCGACATCGGCTGTGGGGTCAGCCTCAGCATAACCCAAACGCTGGGCATCAGCTAAGACATCGCTGAAGTTGCTGCCTTCTGTTTGCATCCGCGTCAGGATGTAGTTAGTTGTACCGTTAACGATGCCTGTTACAGTATGAATGCGGTTAACACTTAAAGACTGCTTTAGGGGTTGAATCACAGGAATCCCACCACCCACAGCAGCTTCTAGCATGACGTATACGCCAGCTTGATTGGCAGTTGTGAAAATTTCCGCTCCAAAGCGGGCGATCGCTGCTTTATTGGCAGTGACTACATGCTTACCATTACTTAAAGCTTTGAGGATTAGCGATCGCGCAGGCTCCAATCCACCCATCACCTCGACAACAATATCTACCGCTGGATCGTTGACAATAGCTTCTATATCTGTGGTTAATACTTCCGTAGACAATTCTACTGCCCGGGGTTTATCTAGCGATCGCACTCCCACCCGATAGATTTCTATCTCTTGCAACAACGGGTGACGCCCAGCCCTATCTTGCAACAACTGCACTGTCCCCGTTCCCACGGTGCCTAATCCCAGTATTCCTAGTTTCACACCCACAAATTTTGCACCCAATTTATTTTTTAAGTATTGAGTGCTGAGTGCTAAGTAGTTAGAAGTACTTAGTACTTTCCCACTCAGAACCTAGAACTCTTTCCTCAACTATTTATAATATTCATAACAAAACAATTGTAGGGTGAGCATTGCCCACCCTACTCATTCATAACTCAGAACGGCCTAAACCATAGCTATCCGCTAACGGAACTCAGCACTTAGTAGGTTTCTACGTGCCAGCGATGAGCTTTCTTGAGTTCCTTTTGGTAATTACTCCAGGTTACACCTTCCTTAGCAGCAGCAGTAGTTAAGGCTGCATCAATACCTTCTTCCATACCCCGCAAACCGCAGATGTAGGTGTGAGTTTTTTCATTTTTAATCAACTGCCACAATTCATCAGCATGTTCCGCTACGCGGTCTTGGATGTACATTCTACCGCCTTGAGGATTTTTCTGTTCACGGCTGATGGCACCAGTGAGGCGGAAGTTATCAGGATATTTTTGTTGAATTTCTTCCAGTTCTTCCTTATATAAGAGGTTTGGAGTTGTCGGCACACCAAATATTAGCCAAGAGAATCCTTTAAATTCGTATTCTGAGTTAGCTGCTCTTTCGGCATCTTTAAACTGACGCCACAGATAAGCCCGCATGGGGGCAATACCTGTTCCAGTTGCCAACATGATTACATTAGCATCGGGGTCTTGGGGTAACAACATTTCCTTACCCACAGGCCCTGTAATTTTTACATCTGCTCCTGGTTCCAGGAAACACAGGTGTGTAGAGCAAACACCGTAGACTGTTTCACTAGTTTCTGGGTGCTTGTACTCCAACTGGCGGACGCACAGTGAGACTGTCTTATCATCGACATCATCGCCATGACGAGTTGAGGCGATGGAATATAGTCTAAGTTTTTCCGGCTTGCCGTTCTTGTCTAATCCTGGTGGAATAATGCCAATACTTTGACCTTCTATATACTTCAAATCCCCGGCAGAAATATCAAATTTGAGGTGTTGAACAATACCAATCCCACCTTCTTTGACTAGCGGTTCATTAGATATTACCTTGCCAATAAATGGAGCATTGGGACGGTAAGTGTTGACAGGAATGTCACCTTGGTCTTTTTTGGCTTTCGCTTGAGTCATGGTGTTGCCTTTCTTGTCCTTGTTCTTGAGCTGTTCTTGTGCTGGTGGTTTAGCTAAGTCTTTAGCTTCACTATCAGCATTTACAGGTGTGGCTTTACCATTCCCTTCACTGTTAGCAGTTTCCCCAGATGTAGCTAACTCGCTGACTTCGCTGTTAGCATTCCCAAGTGAGGCTTTACCATTAACTTGCTCTAGAGCAGTTATGGGCTGGATGCTAACAATTGTGCCGCCTAGACGAGTGATACGTCGCATTTCTTGATTCATGCGGTTGTAAGGCACTCTGATGAACACACTGCCACTTTTACGAATTGGGTAGTTAGTTTGATCAGTTTCTTCCCTCTGACGCAAACCCACTACTTCATATACGAAGACGCGGCTACCTAATTCTGTGTTGGCAGCACCCTCAACAGCACCTTGATTGTACATTCGTTCTACCACTCCGATAATTTACTTAACCGTTTTTCAAAAAAAACTATTCCCCTACCTTGCCAGCTTTAGTTTAGCGGATTTTCGTTTCACAAAACTGGAGAAGGAAGGAAAAACGGCATCATTAAATTAATGCCTTGCTAAGTATACTCACCAAAGACATGCAGGCATAGCAAAAAACACACCTGTTCACCTTCTAAGGTAAAGGATAAGTCTTGTGGAGAATGTTAATAATGAGTCAATTTAATCTTTTTTTCGTTAACTACCACCCCCATCAGGGAGATAGCTTTTACCTTACTACCTAACGAGTAACTTCCAATGACAGATATTGTCGGAGGGGTGCTTTGATTGGTGGAAGTTACCACTCAGTTTCCCTCCAAAAATTGCGGTTGTGCTTGCCTACTCCAAGAGTTTAAATCGGAGAATGCCAAGGAGAGGAAGGTTTTCTTCCGATTGGTTTTACTTATTTAAATCTACTACTCTCCCGAAATGTTGTTAGCTATATTCATCACCTGTCTATAGATAATTAGATCATTAGTACATTGTGGCGTCAGTTTGCCTACCTTTAACAAGGGATTTTGCCCCAAGTCTGGTCAATGTTAGGTAGTTTACAGCCAATAATTTGACTAATGCAATTTTTTTGCTCATTCGTTGGATAGATTTTTGCTTTGAATATCTTAGGCATTGTCAAGCCGGAATTACAATTTAAGAAGATCAACAAATTCGTGGCAATAATAAATTATACCTTATAGACTTGATTATATATATCACAAGTAGCACCTTGACAGAGGTACAACACTGATGGGCGGTGCTGATCCCCATTTTTAAATTAACAGCTAAATCAACAAAATGATTGATGAACCACGCTAATTCTTCTAGACAGCAATCTTGTATGGAATACCCCCTTCTGTTAAAATCAAATACACCACTAGGATTAAATACTTACCGGCACCAACATTCAGGCTAGTCCGACGAGTAGCAACTTAATTACTTTGTTGCCTACCCGCTTGGTGTCTTATAGATGTGCTAGGTAGCAAGAACGCAGGATAAACCAAAGGGGTAAACTCCTGGCTTCAGAATCTGCTGTGTGAAAAAATATTGAGACAATTTTAGTATTTTAGAGGAGATTTATGACAAGTAAGCCGGAACGCGTGGTACTGATTGGAGTAGCCGGAGACTCTGGGTGTGGGAAATCTACGTTTTTGCGTCGTTTGATAGATTTGTTTGGTGAAGATTTAATGACAGTCATCTGCTTGGATGACTATCACTCCCTGGATCGCAAACAGCGTAAAGAAACGGGGATAACTGCATTAGACCCCAGGGCGAACAATTTTGACCTGATGTATGAGCAAATTAAAGCGCTCAAAAATGGTCAAGGGATTGATAAGCCGATTTACAACCATGAAACCGGCTTGCTTGATCCGCCAGAGCGGATCGAGCCGAATCGCATTATAGTTGTTGAAGGACTACATCCTTTATATGATGAGCGGGTGCGATCGCTAATCGACTTCAGTGTTTATTTTGACATTAGCGATGAAGTCAAAATTGCCTGGAAAATTCAGCGAGATATGGCTGAACGTGGTCATCGCTACGAAGATGTGTTAGCGCAAATCAATTCTCGCAAACCTGACTTTGATAAGTTTATCGAACCACAAAGAGAATTTGCCGATGTAGTTCTTCAGGTATTACCCACGAACTTGATCAAAAACGACACCGAGCGCAGAGTCTTAAGGGTACGTATGCTCCAGCGGGAAGGTAAGGAAGGCTTTGATCCAACCTACTTGTTTGATGAAGGGTCAACAATTAATTGGACTCCCTGTGGACGCAAGCTAACCTGTTCCTACCCTGGTATGCAACTGTACTACGGTTCAGATGTTTACTACGGCCGCTATGTCTCAGTACTAGAAGTGGATGGTCAATTTGATAACTTGGAAGAAGTAATTTATATCGAAACCCATCTCAGCAATACATCCACAAAATATCAGGGTGAATTGACTCATTTGTTACTCCAGCATCGTGAGTATCCAGGTTCCAATAATGGTACTGGTTTCTTCCAAGTACTTACAGGTTTGAAAATGCGTGCTGCCTATGAGCGGTTGACAGCTACGGAAGCAAAGTTAGCGGTTCAGGTTTAAAAGCAGCAGTGTTTGTGTCAAAGTTTGTGGGGGCGCTTCTGAGTGTCCTCTTTTTTTGTGTTATTAAATACATTTTATTCACAAAATAATTAGCATAAATTTATCTTATTTACAGATACTTACCTTATAGATAGTGGTTTTTATCAATATTAAGAAGATACTAACTACTGAAGTATAAATATTGTTATGATTTCATAAATTAGATAGTTGAACTAAATACCCACATTTAGTCAGCGAAAAAAACTCACTAAAGGAGGAATTTCCTTTGTCTCGTCGATATCTATTTACCTCCGAGTCAGTCACCGAAGGTCATCCCGATAAAATCTGCGATCAGATTTCTGATACCATTCTGGATGCCTTACTGACACAAGACCACAGCAGCCGTGTCGCCGCTGAAGTAGTAGTTAATACTGGTTTGGTGCTAATCACTGGTGAAATAACCACCAAAGCCAATGTGAATTTCGTCAATCTTGCCCGCAAAAAAATTGCCGAAATTGGCTATACCAATGCTGATAATGGCTTTTCTGCTAACAGCACCAGCGTTTTGGTAGCTTTAGACGAACAATCACCTGATATAGCCCAAGGCGTTAACACCGCCCAAGAAACCCGCCACGAAGATAGTGATGAACTATTCGACAAAATTGGCGCGGGCGATCAAGGTATAATGTTCGGTTTTGCCAGCAACGAAACACCAGAACTGATGCCCTTACCCATCAGTCTCGCCCACCGCATTGCTCGCCGATTAGCAGCAGTCCGGAAAACGGGTGAACTACCATACCTGCGTCCTGACGGGAAAACCCAAGTAACTGTGGCTTACGAAGACGGGCGCCCTGTAGGCATTGATACAATTCTGATTTCCACCCAGCATACAGCCACTATTGGGGAAATTACTGATGAGGCGGCGGTACAAGCCAAGATTAAACAAGACCTCTGGTCAGCAGTGGTCGAACCTGTTTTTGGCGACATTGACATTAAGCCTAATCAGGAAACACGTTTTTTAGTTAACCCCACTGGCAAATTTGTCGTTGGTGGCCCTCAGGGAGACTCCGGTTTGACAGGACGGAAAATAATCGTTGACACCTACGGTGGTTATTCACGGCATGGTGGCGGCGCTTTTTCCGGTAAAGACCCCACCAAGGTAGACCGCTCTGCTGCCTATGCGGCTCGCTATGTGGCGAAAAATATTGTTGCCGCTGGGTTAGCAGACAAAGTTGAAATCCAGCTATCCTATGCTATCGGCGTAGCGCGACCAACAAGCATTCTGGTGGATACCTTTGGTACTGGCAAAGTAGATGAAGAAACCTTACTGGAATTAATCAACCAGCACTTTGAACTGCGTCCAGCAGGGATTATCCATGCCTTCAACCTACGCAACTTACCAAGTGAACGAGGCGGACGTTTTTATCAGGACGTCGCGGCTTACGGTCACTTTGGGCGGGCTGATTTAGACTTGCCTTGGGAACAGACCGATAAAGCCGAATTGTTGAAGCAAGCAGCAAACGAGTCACTTTCAGCAGTAGTTGCTCCGGCACTAACTTAGACTAATACGTTACTACAAAACATCTAAGATGTTTATCTGAGGGTATAAGCAACTTAACAACTTGCTTATACCCTTATTTATCTTTCAACTGTCGTCAGTTAAGAATTATCAGTGAAAATTTTAGACGCGAATTTCGCGTCTCTACATAGGTTGATGCTGACCTTTAGCCATCTCCTTAGTGTCCAAACTGTACGTTCGCTGATTTTTGAGGGTGGGAGAGAATTAAGTCTTGCACTGCCTTCTATGTAGCTGATAAAGAGATTCTGGTAATTTCATTAGTGAAAGTATTTGTCGCTGGAGAGCGGAAAGAGGTGTAATGAAGATGGTAAAATCTGGTAGCGAATAGCCCTCTTCTGTCACTCTCCGGAGTGAGCAAGTAGTAACTAAGTGAAATTATCCAGAAGCATAACAGGGTTTAAATTGATTCATTTGACTAATTAATTGATTGAATCCCAGCAATAAATTAGAATTGCGGAAAATATGTATCCAGGGATAAATCAACCAAAATAGTAAAAGTGGTTGGGCAATGAGACGCAGATTATTTAAAGTATTCTTCCATTCGCATTTCTAGTTCCATTGTTGATGATTAGAAAAATCAACAAAACTATTTTCTTGTACCTCATACTAATTCTGTATGAAGATGCGCCATATATGAAAAACGAACCGCAAAGGGCGCAAAGGACACAAAGGAAGAAACAAATAAGAAGTTAAGAAAATTTAGCGCAGCCTCACAAAGAAATGGTATCAGTTTCAATTTTTCGAGATATATTTAAGCCTAAGAAGGCTGGAGAATTTAAACTAATCCGCAGTGTAAACACAAAAAATAATTTCCCACCCTTCGGGTTCGCCAGTCGCTACAACGGGGGGAAAAAGCAGATTAGAGTACGCAGCGTCTAAAATTTAGCTCTAATCGGTCTGGTTAACTTGGCGTTACATACTTGTAAATATTTCCCGCCCACTTACTTAGTAGAGGGTATGAGTTTGGAAGAGCCACCGCCAACACAGAAACCATGTACTGATTATTCATAGTGGCTCGTCGTGACTTTTGGCAAATACAAGGGTTAGCTCAACCAAGTACAGCTTTGAAATAACCTGTTATTTAGTGAGAAGCGATCGCCAAGCATAACACCTCGAACAATCAGAGGTGGTAACTCAGTGATGTAAAATCCTGAAGATAGTAAAAGGTGATTAACAGAGTCTGAATAGAATGGTACAGGATAAGAAGTCAACGGTTGTAATCACAGGTGCCTCTTCAGGGGTCGGTTTGTACGCTGCCAAGGCTCTTGCTCAAAGGGGATGGTACGTAGTGATGGCCTGTAGGGATATAGCGAAAGCTCAACTTGCAGCCCAATCTGTGGGAATCCCCCACCAGGGCAGCTACACTATCATGCATATCGACCTTGGCTCAATGGATAGCGTTCGACAATTTGTGAACAACTTCCGAGCAAGCGGTAACTCCCTAGACGCTTTAGTGTGCAACGCCGCAATTTATATGCCTTTGTTAAAGGAGCCACTCCGAAGCCCAGAAGGATTTGAGTTAAGTGTTGCGACAAATCACCTCGGACATTTCCTTTTGTGCAACCTAATGCTAGAGGATCTGAAGAAGTCATCATCTTCAGAGCCAAGGCTGGTAATTTTAGGAACTGTCACCCACAATCCTGACGAACTGGGTGGGAAAATTCCGCCGCGTCCAGACTTGGGCGATTTGCAAGGCTTTGCAGAAGGATTTAAAGAGCCAATCTCGATGATTGACGGCAAGAAATTTGAACCAGTCAAAGCTTACAAGGACAGCAAGGTTTGCAACGTGCTGACTATGCGGGAACTGCATCAGCGCTATCACGAGTCAACTGGTATCGTCTTCAATTCTCTCTATCCGGGATGTGTTGCAGAAACGCCGCTATTCCGAAACCACTATCCCCTGTTTCAGAAAATCTTCCCATTATTCCAGAAGTACATCACTGGGGGATATGTGTCTCAGGAGTTGGCGGGAGAACGGGTTGCGGCGGTGGTTGCTGATCCTGAGTACAATCAATCTGGTGCTTATTGGAGTTGGGGAAATCGCCAGAAGGAAGATGGCAAGTCCTTTGTTCAAAAGGTTTCTCCTCAAGCGCGTGATGATGAAAAAGGCGATCGCATGTGGCAACTAAGCGCCAAGTTGGTTGGACTTGCATGATGGCATCGGACTTGGCATTACTATGCGTGTAGGTAACGAATGGTTGAGGTGATTCTAGGTCACCTCTGACTTTATTGATAGTTTTATTTAAATTACGCTATACAGTCAATACAGTTTTGAAAAAAGCTGGTATTAGTGCTAACAGGAATAAATAGATGATGAGTTTTTACCTCAGTAAGCACTGAATCGGGCTGTATGTGCCGCTTCACTCTCCATTCCCTAATCTTGACTTCTACCTGTAGCAGATGTACAATTACGATCGTATAGAAGGGGAGTAGCTGCTGGCAAAAAAACTTAAAAGCCAGTACATCTGAATCAACATACTGGCGATGAGCCTGGTTCAGGTGGCAAGTAATCAATATTTGAAAGCGAGACCTTCACTAAGTTCACACCGAAAAGTGTAAACTTGGTGAGGTCTTTTGGTTCTCATCAAGCTTCACATCGGTAAACGATTCTTCAGGAGCTTGAGAGAGTGTTAACAGCTTTTACCGCAGCTTTATTATTAATTACAGTTTCAGAATTAGGCGATAAAACATTTTTTATTGCTGTGATTTTGGCAATGCACCACTCGCGGCGACTAGTATTTACAGGTGTGACAGCCGCTTTAGCCGCGATGACAATCCTTTCGGTGCTATTTGGACAAGCGGTATCTTTGTTGCCAAAAAATTATATTCATTACGCCGAAATAGCTTTGTTTATTGCCTTTGGTATCAAGCTGTTATACGACGCTAGTAAGATGTCCGCAGCAGCTTGTGATACAGAAGTTGTACAAGAGGCTGAAGCTGCGGTGAAAAAAGCAGATTTGCAGTTACCAAAGCAAAAGACTTCCTTGGGAATTGTAATAGAAGCCTTTGTATTGACATTTATGGCAGAGTGGGGCGATCGCACCCAAATTGCCACCATTGCCCTAGCAGCCGGAAATAATCCAATTGGAGTGACAATAGGTGCAATTTTCGGACATGCCATTTGTGCTGCGATCGCAGTTATCGGCGGAAAAATGATTGCCGGACGCATTTCTGAGCGTCAACTCACCTTGATTGGCGGATGCCTGTTTTTGGTCTTTGGTGTTGTTGCTGCCATTGAAGGAGCGTGAGGGGATGAAGGGGACAAGGGGACTGGGAAGTAAGAATTTTAGATTTTAGACTTCGGCTACGCTCAGTCGAACGATTTTAGATTAAAGAATTGAAATTTAATCTAAAAGACGCTCTCTTACGAGACGCTGCGCGTAGCTTGCTTCCCCGAAGGGGTACGCGGACTCGCTCTAAGCGTTCGCGTAGCGTCTCGTAGAGAAGCCATGCCGCAGGCTTTACGCTGCGCTATCATCAATTCCATTATCCAAAATTGAATTGCCCAATGCCCATTACTTGGGAGTACTCTCCAATGATGGTGCGGGAGATGCAGCAGGATTTGGGATAGGGGAAGCCGTTGCTGCGTTTTTAATTTCATCTTTGTACTGAGCAGGTGCTAAAGCTGCGGCACTATTAAACAAAAGTTTTGCATCTGCGTCTTTGCCCTGTTGTTTTAGGAGCATCGCTTTTGCCACAACGGGGCGAAAATCTTTGGGATCTTTCTTAATTGCTTGGTCATATACAGAGCTAGCTTGAGCGTAGCGTTTCTGGGAAGCGTGAACAGAACCTAACAGTACTTGTACGGCTACCGTATCTACACTTCCAGACTGAATTGTATTTGCTTGGGCTGCGTTAGAGAGGGTTTCTTGCAGCAAACCAATGGCCGCTTCTGGGCGTTGCTGACTGATCAACAGAGCCACCATTCCTTGTAAAGCCTTCAAATCGCCTGGTTTCGTGGACAAAACCGAGCGATAAGCTTGAGCGGCTCCTTCGCGATCGCCAATTTGCTGTTTGGCTTGAGCCAGTAGCACTGAATATTCTGACTGTTCGGGATTCAGCTTGGCTAGCTTTTCTAGGGGTTCAATGACGACTTGGATATCAGCTGGTTTAACCTCACCTTTTTCTTTTTGACTCAGTAATTGTAGTCGTGCCTGCAATAAGCCCTTAAGCGCAGTCTGATTTTCTGGTTCCCTTTGCAAAACCTGTTCATAACCCCGTACTTCGTCTTCCAGTTTTGATTTTTGGTCAGCGGAGGTCAAAGTGCCTCTGCTGCTAGCTGCATTCTGGCTTGAGGGTGGCATATTATTAAATGCTCCAATTATGGGAATCACCGAAACACCCACAAAAGCAAGAACTGCCAGCGCCAAGACGACTTGAACTATCCAGCGATTGCGCGGTTGAGACACAGTTTTGTCTTTCTCCTAAATTTTAATGACATTATCATTTACACAAATCGTAAAGTTAAAAATTTCCAAAACTTTGCGGAATACCGCCAATTGCCTGTGAATTTTATAACAATTAACTATCTACACTGCTAAAGTAAGTGATGACTTTAGGAGGAGCCGTCAAAATAGTAGCTATGATATGCTTCCGAAACTAGTGTAAAGGCGCTAAATTACACATTTAGTGTTTATACACTAAATTTAGCGCCTTTAGGATTGTGTAGAGCACTCTGGTGTGACTTTGTGAAAAACAAATATATTTTCATTAGTCGCACAAATGCTCTTTCCAGCTGCCTTTGTAAAATCCCACAATGGGATCTGTCTGTGCCGCAAGGAGTTTTTATGAATTCCGACCTGATGCCGTTGCCTGAATCCTCCAATTCTTCTGCCTCTAACCAGGGCCCAACTAACGTAGAGGCAGCCGCTAATGTTCACATAGCAGCCCACTCCTCTAAATCTGAAAATTCGCCTGTCAAACCCAGCGAGACTGACTCAAATGATGGGTTTGCTAATCGACTGCAACCGATTCCACCTCCCAGCGAACCGATGCAGTACCGAGCGATCGGGTTAGTCCGGGGTCGCTATCATGCTAGCAGCGAACAATTTACACAAGGTACGCTGCTGACCAAAGATGGTGTAGAACTCAATGCCGTCCTCCTAGGCCGGATTATGAGCTTAGTCAAAAATCACCTAGACTTAGAAAAAGAACATTTGTGGGTGGTATATCCACGTACAAGACAAGAAAATGATACCTTGCACATCCAAATCGTTGGAGTTTGGGAGCCAGAAAATCTGGCTAAAAACTCAACAGATGAGGACGAGTCAGACTTAGAGTTGCAAGAGTTACAGACACCTGATCATGGCTTATCCGAAAACTCTGAATTAAGTACAACTGCCCTAATACCTTCATCAGAAGTTGCAGATGGTGGTTTTTCTGTTCGTGGTGAGGTAGTATACCAGTCTTTTGACGCTAAGAGCTTAGTAGTCAAAATTAGGCAGGCTGCACGCAAACCAACTGACAAACCCAAATATTTTAAGTTGAAATTGAGGGGTGTGCTGACCACCAAAGCAGTAGGAAAGTTCTGGGACTTCCAAGCCAAGCGGGAAGCTGATGTTTTGATCGTAGAAAAAGCTGAGGCGATCGCTGACTTGCCCAAAAAACGCAAACCACCATTCAAAGGTGGTCCTCGTGCTGGTGGTGGTGCTGCTGGTGGTAGAAAACCATTCCCCCCCAAACGCAGTGGCGAAACCCCTCGTCCCATCAAGAAAACAGGCGCAGGCGGCGACCCCTCTGTAGTGTCAAAACCTATACCGAAAACGCCCGCTCCTAAGCCCATCAAGCGACCAAAACCAAATCAAGAGTAGGGCTTTGGCTATGGGGCAATTCAATTTTAGATTTTGGATTGATGATTTTAGATTAAATTTCAATTCTTTAATCTAAAATCCAAAATCTAAAATCTAAAATTTTTACTCCCCAGTCCCCAATATCAAAAATCCGTTCGACGGTCTTGGGGTAGAAAAGATCGCTCCATCGGAATTGGGGAAACTGGTTCTGTAAGGGTAAACGTACCTGCTTCGATCCACTTTTTCAGCTCTAGGGCGACTTGCCTAGAAAAAAACAAACTCGCTAAAGGGGCAACGCGTACTGCTTTGCCCTCAATGGTGATACTCCCAGACTTGAGTTGAGCGTAACTCACCAAACCAAAGGTGGGACGGACGCGCCGGGGAATCGAAAAGTCCACTATTGGGGCTACTAAGTCTTTATTTTGCACGGCACAGTGTTCAACTACTTGTTCATTTAATACAGGCAGTGGTACACCAACGCCTAACATCAAAGAAGGGCCATAACTTTTGAAATAACAACCTCGCACCCAATGAGCATCCATTTGCTTGGCATCACCAATTAAAGCTAAAGTGGCAGAAGGTCCAATCGGTGTCCGATTAGCTAAACGCTTTTGTAAGGGGAAGTGCTGAGTGCCTTCCCAAGCGACATAGCCAACACCGCCGCCTAAAAAAATTCTTGTACCTATACCAACGAGTTGCAAATCGGGGTCGTTGAATAAGGGGGAAATAGCACCGGGGTTGGAGTAAACGGCATTCCCCAGACGCGGTTGTAAAGGGCCGAGATAGGTGAAGAGAGGGCGATCGCCACCATTTACCCCAACAATAAAATTTTGATAAAGATTGCGCGGATTGAATAAATAAAACTGATTAATCGTGTCTCTAGTAACTGTAGTTTCAAAAGTTGCTCTAGGGTAACAATCTGTTACTTGTCCCTGCGCTTTGACGTGTATGGGTTTACCAGCGATCAAATCTTCGATTACATGACCGCCACCGCGTTCTCGGACTTCTTCCCCATCCATCGTTTCCACAGCACAACTCGCACCCAAATATAAATCTACTGCCCCAAAACCAGAGTATGCTGGCACGCCATCTAACCAGCAACGGCGAATTTTTATCGGCGGGTCTGTGTGTCCGAGATTGATAATTGCACCACTTGATTCCATCGGCTCAAACGTGCCAGTGGTAATTACATCAACTTCTTTAGCAGCTTTAGTAACACCAATTTCTACAACTCGTGCTTTTAATTCTTCAGTTGTCAACACTACCGCACGTTGGCGGCTGATTTTCTCATTAATTTCGGCAATTGTTCGCATCTTATCAGTGCTAGTGCTTCCTGTCTTCCTCTTTGAAGGATATCTTGATAAATCACAGACTCTTGCATAATTTCTTCTGGAAATAGTTGTAAACCTGGATGGACTGATACAGATTAGAAAGTA from Nostoc sp. UHCC 0926 includes these protein-coding regions:
- the metK gene encoding methionine adenosyltransferase, producing MSRRYLFTSESVTEGHPDKICDQISDTILDALLTQDHSSRVAAEVVVNTGLVLITGEITTKANVNFVNLARKKIAEIGYTNADNGFSANSTSVLVALDEQSPDIAQGVNTAQETRHEDSDELFDKIGAGDQGIMFGFASNETPELMPLPISLAHRIARRLAAVRKTGELPYLRPDGKTQVTVAYEDGRPVGIDTILISTQHTATIGEITDEAAVQAKIKQDLWSAVVEPVFGDIDIKPNQETRFLVNPTGKFVVGGPQGDSGLTGRKIIVDTYGGYSRHGGGAFSGKDPTKVDRSAAYAARYVAKNIVAAGLADKVEIQLSYAIGVARPTSILVDTFGTGKVDEETLLELINQHFELRPAGIIHAFNLRNLPSERGGRFYQDVAAYGHFGRADLDLPWEQTDKAELLKQAANESLSAVVAPALT
- a CDS encoding homoserine dehydrogenase, whose amino-acid sequence is MGVKLGILGLGTVGTGTVQLLQDRAGRHPLLQEIEIYRVGVRSLDKPRAVELSTEVLTTDIEAIVNDPAVDIVVEVMGGLEPARSLILKALSNGKHVVTANKAAIARFGAEIFTTANQAGVYVMLEAAVGGGIPVIQPLKQSLSVNRIHTVTGIVNGTTNYILTRMQTEGSNFSDVLADAQRLGYAEADPTADVDGLDAADKIAILASLGFGGRINLQDVYTEGIRQVSKTDIAYAEKLGFVIKLLAIAKRNPPSSALSVRVHPTLVPQAHPLASINGVYNAILVEGEPIGQVMFFGPGAGAGATASAVTSDILNLVAVLKTNTAIPNPLLACGHQEYCQIAPMAELITRFYARFLTNDQPGVIGKLGTCFGNYGVSLESIVQTGFQGELAEIVVVTHDVREGNFRQALAEIRNLSAIESIPSLLRVL
- a CDS encoding TMEM165/GDT1 family protein — encoded protein: MLTAFTAALLLITVSELGDKTFFIAVILAMHHSRRLVFTGVTAALAAMTILSVLFGQAVSLLPKNYIHYAEIALFIAFGIKLLYDASKMSAAACDTEVVQEAEAAVKKADLQLPKQKTSLGIVIEAFVLTFMAEWGDRTQIATIALAAGNNPIGVTIGAIFGHAICAAIAVIGGKMIAGRISERQLTLIGGCLFLVFGVVAAIEGA
- a CDS encoding helix-turn-helix domain-containing protein, with translation MPKIFKAKIYPTNEQKNCISQIIGCKLPNIDQTWGKIPC
- a CDS encoding protochlorophyllide reductase, with protein sequence MVQDKKSTVVITGASSGVGLYAAKALAQRGWYVVMACRDIAKAQLAAQSVGIPHQGSYTIMHIDLGSMDSVRQFVNNFRASGNSLDALVCNAAIYMPLLKEPLRSPEGFELSVATNHLGHFLLCNLMLEDLKKSSSSEPRLVILGTVTHNPDELGGKIPPRPDLGDLQGFAEGFKEPISMIDGKKFEPVKAYKDSKVCNVLTMRELHQRYHESTGIVFNSLYPGCVAETPLFRNHYPLFQKIFPLFQKYITGGYVSQELAGERVAAVVADPEYNQSGAYWSWGNRQKEDGKSFVQKVSPQARDDEKGDRMWQLSAKLVGLA
- a CDS encoding phosphoribulokinase, which translates into the protein MTSKPERVVLIGVAGDSGCGKSTFLRRLIDLFGEDLMTVICLDDYHSLDRKQRKETGITALDPRANNFDLMYEQIKALKNGQGIDKPIYNHETGLLDPPERIEPNRIIVVEGLHPLYDERVRSLIDFSVYFDISDEVKIAWKIQRDMAERGHRYEDVLAQINSRKPDFDKFIEPQREFADVVLQVLPTNLIKNDTERRVLRVRMLQREGKEGFDPTYLFDEGSTINWTPCGRKLTCSYPGMQLYYGSDVYYGRYVSVLEVDGQFDNLEEVIYIETHLSNTSTKYQGELTHLLLQHREYPGSNNGTGFFQVLTGLKMRAAYERLTATEAKLAVQV
- a CDS encoding tetratricopeptide repeat protein; amino-acid sequence: MSQPRNRWIVQVVLALAVLAFVGVSVIPIIGAFNNMPPSSQNAASSRGTLTSADQKSKLEDEVRGYEQVLQREPENQTALKGLLQARLQLLSQKEKGEVKPADIQVVIEPLEKLAKLNPEQSEYSVLLAQAKQQIGDREGAAQAYRSVLSTKPGDLKALQGMVALLISQQRPEAAIGLLQETLSNAAQANTIQSGSVDTVAVQVLLGSVHASQKRYAQASSVYDQAIKKDPKDFRPVVAKAMLLKQQGKDADAKLLFNSAAALAPAQYKDEIKNAATASPIPNPAASPAPSLESTPK
- the petH gene encoding ferredoxin--NADP reductase, with translation MYNQGAVEGAANTELGSRVFVYEVVGLRQREETDQTNYPIRKSGSVFIRVPYNRMNQEMRRITRLGGTIVSIQPITALEQVNGKASLGNANSEVSELATSGETANSEGNGKATPVNADSEAKDLAKPPAQEQLKNKDKKGNTMTQAKAKKDQGDIPVNTYRPNAPFIGKVISNEPLVKEGGIGIVQHLKFDISAGDLKYIEGQSIGIIPPGLDKNGKPEKLRLYSIASTRHGDDVDDKTVSLCVRQLEYKHPETSETVYGVCSTHLCFLEPGADVKITGPVGKEMLLPQDPDANVIMLATGTGIAPMRAYLWRQFKDAERAANSEYEFKGFSWLIFGVPTTPNLLYKEELEEIQQKYPDNFRLTGAISREQKNPQGGRMYIQDRVAEHADELWQLIKNEKTHTYICGLRGMEEGIDAALTTAAAKEGVTWSNYQKELKKAHRWHVETY